In Gymnogyps californianus isolate 813 chromosome 6, ASM1813914v2, whole genome shotgun sequence, a single window of DNA contains:
- the PPP1R3C gene encoding protein phosphatase 1 regulatory subunit 3C, giving the protein MHCSRMIQILDPRPLPSSIMPVDVAMRLCLAHSPPLKSFLSPLEDCQRNNFVNRFKPLRPCLHVKRDSEAQKSDWNHSTARAKKRVVFADSKGLSLTAIHTFSEFQEHPGWDLQFDLLGIENITSGLKLHEEKNLILGFPRPSADYLDFRNRLQKNSVCLENCTLQEKVLLGTVKVKNVSFEKKVQVRITFDTWKTYTDVECVYMNNVYSDSENDIFSFTIDLPPAISSEEKIEFCISYQSGEHTFWDNNEGQNYKILHTEWKSDGVQIPSAEKDCVDLQTPRRGQEREPDQLGSPRLSSGLFPQWQSLGGIENSSLYW; this is encoded by the exons ATGCACTGCAGCAG aaTGATACAGATCTTGGACCCGAGACCCTTGCCAAGCTCCATCATGCCCGTGGACGTGGCCATGAGACTTTGCTTAGCCCATTCTCCACCTCTGAAGAGTTTTCTTAGCCCCCTTGAGGACTGCCAAAGAAACAACTTTGTGAACAGATTCAAACCTCTCAGACCATGTCTTCACGTGAAACGTGACTCCGAAGCTCAGAAGAGCGACTGGAACCACTCAACAGCGCGAGCCAAGAAGCGAGTTGTGTTTGCAGACTCAAAGGGGCTGTCCCTGACAGCAATACACACCTTCTCCGAGTTCCAGGAGCACCCTGGGTGGGATCTTCAGTTTGACCTCTTAGGCATTGAAAACATAACGTCTGGCTTAAAGCTACATGAGGAGAAAAACTTGATTTTGGGTTTTCCTCGGCCCTCAGCTGactacctggacttcaggaacCGCCTGCAGAAGAACTCGGTCTGCCTGGAGAACTGCACCCTGCAAGAGAAGGTGCTGTTGGGcactgtaaaagtaaaaaatgtgaGCTTCGAAAAAAAGGTTCAGGTTCGAATTACCTTTGATACGTGGAAGACCTACACGGACGTTGAGTGTGTATACATGAACAATGTTTACAGCGATTCTGAAAATGATATCTTCTCATTTACCATTGACTTGCCTCCTGCTATTTCCTCTGAAGAGAAGATAgagttttgtatttcttaccAAAGTGGAGAACATACCTTCTGGGACAATAACGAGGGTCAGAATTACAAGATTCTCCACACAGAGTGGAAGTCTGATGGTGTTCAGATACCATCTGCCGAGAAAGACTGTGTAGATCTTCAGACTCCAAGGAGAGGACAAGAGAGAGAGCCTGATCAACTAGGCAGTCCAAGGCTGTCCAGTGGTCTCTTTCCTCAGTGGCAGAGCTTGGGTGGGATTGAAAATTCATCACTATATTGGTGA